GCAATCGGGATTGACCGATCGGGCAGGTGAACCGGTTGTCGACAGCCAGGGCGACGCTTCTGTTCAGACAGCTTCGTATTCAGAATCAAACGTCGTAACTTTCACCGACAAAGAATCGCTGCGCCTGCGCACCGGCGCGGTGGACAGCAACCACCCGACAAAATTCAGCCGCACTGGTTCCGGCCTGCAGTATCGGATTCTAAGAAAAGGCAAAGGTCGTAGACCGACGGCGAGCGACGCGGTGACGGTGAACTATCGCGGCTGGTTGGACAATGGCCGGGAATTCGACAGTTCTTATGAACGTGGTGAGCCGATTTCGTTTCCGCTGAACGGCGTCGTGGCGGGGTGGACCGAAGGCATGCAACTGGTGGGTGAAGGCGGCATGATCGAACTCTGGGTTCCGTCTCGCCTGGGCTACGGTTCGCGAGGTTCAGGACCTGCAGTGCCGCCGTACGCTGATCTGCATTTCGTGGTGGAATTGCTGAAGGTCAATTAGAGATTGCTGATTGCTCGATTGTCCAGGTTGCTTACGGAAACAGGGTGCTCAGTTTTTGCACGGCCAGCACTCCGAACAGCCCCAACGTAAGTATCAGAATCAGAGCACTGCCTCGGCCATTGCGAAAGCCACTTTGTCTTGCCAGATTTGTCGCAGGCAAGACCAGCAGCGATAACGCAAACATCGGCAGGAAAAGTGCCCCGGTGACGCCTGCCGTTTTTTGAACATAGGCGAGCGAATACGGCAGG
This DNA window, taken from Fuerstiella marisgermanici, encodes the following:
- a CDS encoding FKBP-type peptidyl-prolyl cis-trans isomerase, which encodes MSPLLPRTTLLTVCAVFSIGCASGEKNLQSGLTDRAGEPVVDSQGDASVQTASYSESNVVTFTDKESLRLRTGAVDSNHPTKFSRTGSGLQYRILRKGKGRRPTASDAVTVNYRGWLDNGREFDSSYERGEPISFPLNGVVAGWTEGMQLVGEGGMIELWVPSRLGYGSRGSGPAVPPYADLHFVVELLKVN